A genomic stretch from Sebastes fasciatus isolate fSebFas1 chromosome 23, fSebFas1.pri, whole genome shotgun sequence includes:
- the gpr19 gene encoding putative G-protein coupled receptor 19 isoform X2: MVYAQSSVGVNPSLYSPSFTYQMSFNFSERENSTVLATLPTTPHCSLEGSSSGQPNGTAASDELTSGEVAVLGLVFGVLWLVSILGNALVCLVIHRSRRTQSTTNYFVVSMACADLLMSLGWAPFILMQVASGRWPLSAAACKAVRYLQHLCPGVQVYVLLSISVDRFYTIVYPLSFKVSREKAKKMIVASWLFDAVFVSPCLFFYGSTSGSSHCDFFLPDSWSSIAYAAVHLLFGFLVPVALIVSFYQRVVRYIWRISADGHTVRRTMNIVPRTKVKTIKMFLMLNTVFFLTWTPFYVAQLWHPRESDGPGRQGLLFFSAIAWVSFSSTASKPTLYSVYNANFRRGMRETFCMSSMKCYRSNAYTITASSRMAKKNYIGVVEIPVQAKTVAKDSVYDTFGREAKEKKVAWTTNANPPNTFV, translated from the coding sequence ATGGTTTACGCCCAGTCATCAGTTGGTGTCAATCCCTCCCTTTACTCTCCATCTTTCACCTATCAGATGTCATTTAACTTCTCTGAGAGGGAGAACTCGACTGTCCTGGCAACCTTACCCACAACCCCCCACTGCAGCCTCGAGGGTTCGTCCTCCGGCCAGCCCAACGGGACCGCCGCCTCTGATGAGCTGACTTCAGGCGAGGTCGCTGTCCTGGGCTTGGTGTTCGGGGTTCTGTGGTTGGTGTCCATCCTGGGGAATGCCCTCGTCTGCCTGGTCATCCACCGGAGCCGGCGGACTCAGTCCACCACCAACTACTTTGTGGTGTCTATGGCCTGTGCAGACCTGCTCATGAGTCTGGGTTGGGCGCCCTTCATCCTCATGCAGGTCGCCTCAGGACGATGGCCATTGAGCGCTGCCGCCTGCAAGGCAGTGCGCTACCTGCAGCACCTCTGCCCAGGTGTGCAGGTCTACGTCCTGCTTTCCATCTCCGTAGACCGCTTCTATACGATCGTCTACCCGCTCAGCTTCAAGGTGTCCAGAGAGAAAGCCAAGAAGATGATCGTGGCGTCGTGGCTGTTTGACGCGGTGTTCGTGTCGCCGTGTCTCTTCTTCTACGGCTCCACATCTGGCAGCAGTCACTGTGACTTTTTCCTCCCGGACAGCTGGAGCAGTATAGCCTACGCCGCTGTTCACCTCCTGTTTGGTTTTTTGGTCCCAGTGGCGCTGATCGTGTCGTTCTACCAGCGGGTGGTCCGCTACATCTGGAGGATCAGCGCCGACGGACACACGGTGCGCCGGACGATGAACATCGTCCCACGGACTAAAGTCAAGACCATCAAGATGTTCCTCATGCTCAATACAGTTTTCTTCCTCACCTGGACGCCGTTCTACGTCGCCCAGCTGTGGCACCCGAGGGAGTCTGACGGACCCGGCCGGCAGGGGCTGCTGTTCTTCTCCGCCATCGCCTGGGTCTCCTTCAGCTCCACGGCGTCCAAACCAACCCTGTACTCCGTCTACAATGCGAACTTCAGAAGGGGCATGAGGGAGACCTTCTGCATGTCATCCATGAAATGCTACCGCAGTAACGCATACACCATCACGGCAAGCTCTCGGATGGCCAAAAAGAACTACATCGGGGTGGTGGAAATCCCGGTGCAAGCGAAGACGGTCGCCAAGGACTCGGTTTATGATACGTTTGGCCGAGAGGCGAAGGAAAAGAAGGTAGCCTGGACCACGAACGCCAACCCTCCCAATACTTTTGTCTAA
- the tbk1 gene encoding serine/threonine-protein kinase TBK1, translated as MQSTTNYLWLISDLLGQGATANVYRGRHKKTGDLYAVKVFNNLSFLRPLDVQMREFEVLKKLNHKNIVKLFAVEEESNTRHKVLVMEYCPCGSLYTVLEESSNAYGLPEDEFLIVLHDVVAGMNHLREYGIVHRDIKPGNIMRVIGEDGRSVYKLTDFGAARELEDDEQFVSLYGTEEYLHPDMYERAVLRKDHQKKYGATVDLWSIGVTFYHAATGSLPFRPFEGPRRNKEVMYKIITEKPSGTISGHQKSENGKIEWSTEMPVSCSLSKGLQSLLTPVLSNILEADQEKCWGFDQFFAETNDILHRTVVYVFSLQQATLHHLYIHEYNTAALFQELMSRRSSIPLHNQELLYEGRRLVLDPNRQAKVFPKTSRDNPIMLVSRESVATVGLIFEDPSPPKVQPRYDLDLDASYAKTFAGDVGHLWKTSESLLVYQELVRKGVRGLIELMKEDYSEILHKKSEVFHLCNYCTQILEKTEQLFEVLMQANMMSSEYDEISDMHKKVLRISSSLEPIERTTQDIKGKFISGGLLNDGWIQQVGTHPEDRNVEKIKVLLDAITAIYQQFKKDKAERRLPYNEEQIHKFDKQKLVLHASKARSLFTEECAMKYRLFISKSEEWMRKVYHVKKQLLGLSGQLISIEKEVTMLMDRALKLQEQLPQKVLPLVSSGMKPQAYLSQNTLVEMTLGMKKLKEEMEGVVKELAENNHFLERFGTLTLDGGLRG; from the exons ATGCAGAGCACCACCAACTACCTTTGGCTCATCTCAGACCTGCTGGGTCAGGGAGCGACGGCCAATGTTTACCGCGGCCGACACAAG aAAACCGGGGACCTGTACGCCGTCAAAGTGTTCAACAACCTGAGCTTTCTGAGGCCGCTGGACGTCCAGATGAGAGAGTTCGAGGTTCTGAAGAAACTCAACCACAAGAACATCGTCAAACTCTTCGCTGTGGAGGAAGAG TCCAACACCCGTCACAAGGTCCTGGTGATGGAGTACTGTCCCTGTGGAAGTCTCTACACCGTCCTAGAGGAGTCTTCCAACGCCTACGGACTTCCTGAGGACGAGTTCCTCATAGTTCTGCACGACGTCG TGGCAGGTATGAACCACCTGAGAGAGTACGGTATCGTTCACCGCGACATCAAACCGGGAAACATCATGCGAGTGATCGGCGAGGACGGACGCTCCGTCTACAAGCTGACTGACTTCGGAGCGGCGAGAGAGCTGGAGGACGACGAACAGTTTGTGTCGCTGTACGGCACCGAGGAATACCTG CACCCCGACATGTACGAGCGAGCCGTGTTGAGGAAAGACCACCAGAAGAAGTACGGCGCCACGGTGGACCTGTGGAGCATCGGCGTCACGTTCTACCACGCCGCCACCGGCAGCCTCCCGTTCAGACCGTTCGAAGGACCGCGCCGGAACAAGGAAGTCAT GTATAAAATCATCACAGAGAAACCGTCAGGGACGATCTCCGGACATCAGAAGTCTGAGAACGGGAAGATCGAGTGGAGCACCGAGATGCCCGTCTCCTGCAGCCTGTCCAA GGGTCTCCAGAGCCTCCTGACTCCGGTCCTCTCCAACATCCTGGAGGCGGATCAGGAGAAGTGTTGGGGCTTCGACCAGTTCTTCGCCGAGACCAACGACATCCTTCACCGGACCGTCGTCTACGTGTTCAGCCTGCAGCAGGCCACGCTTCACCACCTCTACATCCACGAGTACAACAC GGCGGCGCTGTTCCAGGAGCTGATGTCCCGCCGGTCCAGCATCCCGCTGCACAACCAGGAGCTGCTGTACGAGGGCCGCCGCCTCGTCCTTGACCCAAACCGCCAGGCCAAGGTCTTCCCCAAGACCTCCAGAGACAATCCCATCATGCTCGTCAGCCGCGAGTCCGTCGCCACCGTGGGACTCATCTTCGAGGACC CCAGCCCTCCTAAAGTTCAGCCTCGCTACGACCTCGACCTGGACGCCAGCTACGCCAAG acgTTTGCAGGTGACGTCGGACATTTATGGAAAACCtcagagtctctgctggtttATCAGGAGCTGGTGCGGAAAGGAGTCCGAGGTTTAAT AGAGCTGATGAAGGAGGACTACAGCGAGATCCTACACAAGAAGTCCGAGGTTTTCCATCTGTGTAACTACTGTACTCAGATCCTGGAGAAGACCGAGCAGCT GTTTGAGGTGTTGATGCAGGCcaacatgatgtcatcagaatATGACGAGATCTCCGACATGCACAAGAAAGTTCTCAGA ATCTCCAGCTCTCTGGAGCCCATCGAACGAACAACACAAGACATCAAGGGTAAATTCATCTCCGGAGGCCTGCTGAACGACGGCTGGATACAACAAGTGGGGACGCACCCCGAGGACAGGAA CGTGGAGAAAATCAAAGTGCTGCTGGACGCCATCACAGCCATCTACCAACAGTTCAAGAAGGACAAAGCTGAGAGAC GTCTGCCGTATAACGAGGAACAGATCCATAAATTTGACAA ACAGAAGTTGGTGCTTCACGCCAGCAAAGCCCGGTCGTTATTCACGGAGGAGTGTGCCATGAAATATCGCCTCTTCATCTCTAAGAGCGAGGAGTGGATGAG gaAGGTTTATCACGTGAAGAAGCAGCTGCTCGGCCTGTCGGGTCAGCTGATCAGCATCGAGAAGGAGGTGACCATGCTGATGGACAGAGCCCTCAAG CTGCAGGAACAGCTGCCTCAGAAGGTTCTTCCTCTGGTGTCCAGCGGGATGAAGCCTCAGGCCTACCTGAGTCAGAACACACTGGTGGAAATGACCCTCGG GATGAAGAAActgaaggaggagatggagggagtCGTCAAAGAGCTGGCAGAGAACAACCACTTCTTAGAGAG ATTTGGGACTCTGACGCTGGACGGCGGTCTGAGAGGTTAA